Below is a genomic region from Excalfactoria chinensis isolate bCotChi1 chromosome 25, bCotChi1.hap2, whole genome shotgun sequence.
gctcGTTGTCTGCCCTGCTACTGCTCGTTGGCGTTGGGTGGTGGAGCTCCTGTtggctgtttgctgttggcATGGCAGAGCTCGCTGTGGCGCTGGGTGTGACAATGAGCTGTGCCATATCTCCCTGCTTGGAATGTGAAACTCAGAGCTTCTGCTTGgcttttccccctcccctttcaCTGCAGGACGGCCTGATCCTGCAGTGTGGGGAAACGATGAAGGAAACCATCAGTGCCAAAACAGTGTGCAGTTATTACAACTCAGCGGGGACGTACGGCTTGGATTCAGTAAAGAAAAGGTGAGACAACGTCCTGCAGGCCGCTTCCTGCACGGCTCCGCCATCCTAATTAGCAGCAATGCTAATTAGCTCGTTCCTGATCGCTTCAAGCCTCGagctctgtgctcactgcacaggctgctgctgacatCCACAGGGGAACAGGAAGGCACTGACTGCTTGCTTTTAACCCAGGTGCCTCGAGTGGCTCCTGAACAACCTGATGACTCACCAGAGCGTTGAACTCTTTAAAGAACTCAGGTATTCGGCCTCCAGTGATTTTCCAGCCACGTTTGGTGCTTTTCTGGTGGTGGCTGTTGGTGGGTTGTGCAgatttctgtctcttctttctctccctgaaCTCCTGTCcttgttcctttcctttcagcatAAACCTCATGAAGCAGCTGATCAGCTCCTCTAACCTCTTTGTGATGCAAGTGGAGATGGATCTGTACACTGCTCTCAAGAAGGTACTCGGCACAGGGCCTGGCTGGGGCTCCTGAGGGGCTGCTGTGCAAAGCAGCGAGTCTGAGCTTTGAGTTTGGAGACGTGGCTTtaatgatggagaaataaccTGCCGGGCTGACCAGGGTCTGCTTGTTTTACCCAGTGGATGTTCCTGCAGCTGGTGCCTTCCTGGAACGGGCCTTTGAAACAGCTCTTAGCACAAGCTGATGCCTGGTTTGCTGAGCGGAGGAGAGGTAGGGATGAAGGATGTAGCCTTGTCGTCATCTCCGGGCTTCCTTGTGTTTTCTGggggtggttgggttggaatggagcTGAGGTGATAGAACcttgggatggttgggttggaatggagcTGAGATCATAGAGCCATGAGATAGTTGGGATGGAATGGAGCTGAGATGATAGAActatgggatggttgggttggaatggagTTGAGATCATAGAACcttgggatggttgggttggaatggagttgagatcatagaaccatgggatggttgggagACCATAGAGCCATGGGATAgttgggttggaatggagctgagatcatagagccatgggatggttgggttgaaTTGGAGCTGAGATAGAACCATTGGATGGTTGATTGGAAGGAGCTTCTGCTGAAGGGATTTGGACATCCATGTCATCATGACAccataaccccccccccaagaGTGTTGACCAAAAAGCTCCACCAGGCTCTACCAAACCCTTAAGAAACACCATAGTGACGTGTgttgtgctgccctgcagagctggagggtGATGCTGCATTCCTGGACACAGAGCAAGGCTCTGCTTTCCGGCCCGTGTTTGCACACCTGCGCCTGCAGTACATCATCAGTGACCTGGCGTCCGCACGCATCGTGGAGAGGGATGCTCTGATCCCCCCAGGTGAggctgggagctcagctgcttctctttgcaCTTTGCCTTCCTTGGGTGACGTGCTGCTGTTGGTcctgctgcccagaggctgGGACTCTCTTATCTCTTAGGGCCGTTAACGTTATCGTTATGCAACGATAAAAAGggataaggagtgataaaaAAACACCCCGTTCTGTTCTCATCTGGCTGCTGAGGGCTGGGCTCACGGGGCACCTGCTGCCTTTGTTTGGAGGCTGAAAGCCTGGAAGCCATTTACCAAGTGCAGATCTCACCTGAAAACATCCCTCTGTTATCATGGCACGTCCTCTCACTCCTCCCTGTGCTCCTCTGGTCTCTCACCTTGAGTTTAATAGCTCTTGGACAGGTGGTCATCTGTGTGTCCACAGCAAACCTGCACCCCAATGGCACCTGTTTAAGGGTGATGCAGGGGCCAGGCATCACAAAAAGACTGGATTTCACTGATCATTTTTGTGTCCCTGTTTGtgccctggggctgctcttTGTGTCCCTGTTTGTAcccaggtgctgctgtgggctCCCACCATCCCCACTCACAGATGATGGCTCCTGCCCCATTGCTGAGCCGGTTGTTGCACTCCATGTGTGTGCTGAGcagggtgggagcagcaggtgGAGGCAGAGCACCGTGagcaaagcacacacagctctgctctgccagccagACCTGACCCACAGCAACACAGCAAACAGCCCTTGCAAAACAAACCGTGTcgtgcagcacagcctgggggcAGCTCAGCCTGTGCAGCACAGGGCGAGCAGTTCTGGGGTCGTTCCCATCCTCCTTGTGACTTTGAAACCCATTTCCTCGTGGTGCAAAAAGAGCCCACGGTTCTGGCTcggctcccagcacagcagggctgtgtttgtttgctttctcacaGCCAAACGGCCCCTCCGCCGCGCTCCTCTGCTTTGTAGTTTGCAATGGGAGAGGCAGCAGGGGGGGGGTTGTGGGGCGTGCGGtcatctgctgcttcctgctgcttcctgcactgctgggcGTGCATTGCAAAACCCAAATGCTGAgctggggggaaggaggagcagccctgcGTGCTGAGCTGGAGGCCTTGCTGTCTGCCCTTATCTCTTTGCAGCCAGGGGAGGTGTTCAGATCAGCAAATTCCATGCAGAAAGAGGTGTGAATGAACCCTGCTTtgcttccctcctttcccttgTATGCATTCATCccactcctccctgctgcctgcaggagcccTTCTGGCATTCCTCCATCCACTGGGCACAGTGTGCTCCGGGCCGTGGCCTTGCTGCAATCAGCCGTGGGGAGCTCCCACACCCCGTGCTTTATCTCTTCTGAACCTCTTCGGGTCAACACAACCTCACTGCTGCCCTCGGGCCGTGCTCAGTCCCAgctgttcttctttctttgcagagtGGCTGCTCTCGGTGTACAAACAGCAGTGGTTTGCAATGCTGCGAGTGGAGCAGGACAACGACACCGGGTGGGTACAAACAGTGCAGGGTTTGCTCGGCTTCTTTCTCACTCTGATATAAACCACACAGTGTGTTTCTGGGTGCATGGGGGGGACCTTGTGCCCACCTGGGGTCCAGCACAGCCCCTTGGGTTCCATCACACAGACACCAACCTGTGCCTGTTAGCACCCAATGGCAGCCAGCTGGGAGctttgctgggcagtgctggccTGTTGGCTCAGCCCCTTCACCACATTGCAACAGTTGGACCCCAAAATAACCCTCATCTGGAGAGGTTCTGGGGGCGCCCttggatggagggggggggtcaGGGACTGGCTCCCCACACGGGCAGCACTGGGAGCCCCCACCCACCCAACCCAGCACTGGGAGCCCCCACCCATCCcacccagcactgtgctgctgttgtgatTGCTCACAGACCCCAAGAAATCAacaaggaggagctggagagcagcagcatgagGTGCGGGCGGAAGCTGGCGCAGGACGGCGATGTAAGTGTGCTCCAAACGTGGGGCAGAGGTGGGAGAGCTGCGAGGAATGGGGCTGAGCCCCACGGCTGGGCCTGCCCTGTGGGGGTGCTCCATGGGGGTGCTCCATGGGGGTGCTCCATGGCTGTTCCCTGCAGTATTGCTGGCGTTGGACCGGCTTCAACTTCGGCTTCGACCTGCTGATCACTTACACCAATCGTTACATCATCTTCAAGCGGAACACGCTCAACCAGCCCTGCAGCGGCTCCGTCAGCCTGCAGCCCCGGCGCAGCATCGCCTTCAGGTACCTCCCCATCACTGAGCTCAATGAGCCTCCCCCCCGTGCTGGGAGAAGCCCTTGGTGCTGGTGGAGCAGAAGCTGAGCCCTTCCCTGTGTTGCATCCCCAGGTTACGCCTCGCTTCCTTTGACAGCAGCGGGAAAATCATCTGCAGCAGAACCACGGGCTATCAGATCCTGGCCCTGGAGAAGGACCAGGTATGTTGGGCTGCTGTgcattcagtgctgctgcagagcaccgtgcacagggacagctggggtgggtgctggggtgggtgctgggggtgggtgctggggggcCCTGCCGTGCTGCTCCTTCCCCCAGCACTGGTTATGGccctgggcagagctggggtCCCATACGGCCTCTGTGCT
It encodes:
- the GMCL1 gene encoding germ cell-less protein-like 1 yields the protein MGSLSSRLLRRRGGPSLGDGAAGEGGGRGGNGGGGGGRRGGKRKRGGGEGPGDSESDSDSERDERIHSAPRRKKLKSTSVYIYQTLFLNGENSDIKICALGEEWNLHKVYLRQSGYFSSMFSGSWKESCMDTIELEIPDQNIDIEALQVAFGSLYRDDVLIKPGRVVALLAAACMLQLDGLILQCGETMKETISAKTVCSYYNSAGTYGLDSVKKRCLEWLLNNLMTHQSVELFKELSINLMKQLISSSNLFVMQVEMDLYTALKKWMFLQLVPSWNGPLKQLLAQADAWFAERRRELEGDAAFLDTEQGSAFRPVFAHLRLQYIISDLASARIVERDALIPPEWLLSVYKQQWFAMLRVEQDNDTGPQEINKEELESSSMRCGRKLAQDGDYCWRWTGFNFGFDLLITYTNRYIIFKRNTLNQPCSGSVSLQPRRSIAFRLRLASFDSSGKIICSRTTGYQILALEKDQEQVVMNLDSRLLVFPLYICCNFLYTATEKRTGSTAGPEGTDQH